A genomic window from Euwallacea fornicatus isolate EFF26 chromosome 30, ASM4011564v1, whole genome shotgun sequence includes:
- the LOC136347726 gene encoding uncharacterized protein: MKVNDINQSLILPVMVICLTARVVQGHGRLMDPPARNSMWRFGFPNPVNYNDNELYCGGFTVQWEQNGGKCGLCGDPYHMEEPRPHEAGGLFAKGIISRHYSVGQRIDIEVELTANHYGRFEIYLCPNNNYKHESSVECFERYPLHLAGTRNVSFIIPEDGVKKAVFRYQVQLPPYVTCTQCVLRWIYYTGNQWGVCQNGTYAVGCGKSETFINCADIAITSNAGGAIPPLFVGADNPYLLFYQDYRYSAPYNVFPLIVRDQICVANHRYRLIPAIDDWCMSNCLRYPPNCPSDICECPSSCEAIGQYRGEAAADVHCMDKCLVYSSQDCPRDQCSCSDETSRNSLETFDF; this comes from the exons ATGAAAGTTAACGACATAAATCAATCACTAATTCTACCGGTTATGGTAATCTGCTTAACGGCGAGAGTTGTCCAAGGACATGGCAGGCTAATGGACCCTCCAGCTCGTAACTCCATGTGGAGATTTGGATTTCCGAATCCCGTAAATTACAACGACAACGAGTTGTATTGCGGGGGATTTACAG TGCAATGGGAGCAAAATGGGGGCAAATGCGGCCTCTGTGGGGACCCTTACCACATGGAAGAACCACGGCCTCACGAGGCCGGAGGGTTGTTTGCTAAAGGGATCATTTCTCGGCATTACAG TGTAGGTCAAAGAATAGATATTGAGGTGGAACTGACTGCTAACCACTATGgaagatttgaaatttacctGTGTCCCAACAACAATTACAAACACGAGTCTTCAGTCGAGTGCTTCGAGAGGTATCCACTGCACTTGGCCGGCACCAGGAATGTGTCTTTCATCATTCCAGAGGATGGCGTTAAGAAAGCTGTATTTAG GTACCAAGTGCAGCTCCCTCCGTACGTGACGTGCACTCAGTGCGTTTTAAGATGGATCTACTACACTGGGAATCAATGGGGGGTGTGCCAGAACGGTACCTATGCGGTGGGATGCGGCAAATCCGAGACGTTCATCAACTGCGCCGATATTGCTATCACCAGCAATGCAGGGG gaGCAATTCCTCCTCTATTCGTAGGGGCAGACAACCCCTATCTGCTCTTCTATCAAGACTACAGATACTCCGCACCCTACAACGTGTTTCCCCTTATTGTGAGAGACCAGATCTGCGTAGCTAACCACCGATACAGACTAATTCCTGCAATCGACGATTGGTGCATGTCGAATTGCTTGAGGTACCCTCCAAACTGTCCATCGGATATTTGCGAATGCCC GTCAAGTTGCGAAGCCATTGGACAATACAGAGGTGAAGCTGCCGCTGACGTGCATTGCATGGACAAATGTTTAGTGTACTCGTCCCAGGACTGTCCTCGTGATCAGTGCTCATGCAGCGACGAGACCAGCAGGAATTCCTTGGAAACTTTTGATTTCTAG